One segment of candidate division KSB1 bacterium DNA contains the following:
- the glk gene encoding glucokinase, whose product MILAGDIGGTKARLAWYRFEHGSLVRENTATFAVRDYASLAEVVAAFVTRFPARAARACLGVPGPVIQGRAQAANLPWQLDEQQLQKALGLTHVKLVNDLFATAAAIPLLTAGDLITLNPGEAPAGEATYAVLAPGTGLGQGFYHSRAGVLPSEGGHVDFAPTTEIEIELLRFLRTRFPRVSFERVLSGPGLVNIYEFLRETGRAPEPPKLRQRLQCEDPAAVIATAGLADEFPICAQALDLFAAILGAQAGNLVLTLLATGGVYLGGGVSMKIARKLQDGTVLKAFLNKGRLSDLVKKTPLHIIRDDQVALRGAAALAARL is encoded by the coding sequence ATGATTCTCGCCGGCGACATTGGCGGCACCAAAGCGCGTCTGGCATGGTATCGGTTCGAGCACGGCAGCCTTGTTCGTGAGAATACGGCCACCTTTGCGGTGCGCGATTATGCCAGCCTCGCCGAGGTGGTGGCGGCATTTGTGACCCGTTTTCCAGCGCGCGCGGCACGCGCCTGTCTCGGCGTGCCCGGGCCGGTGATCCAGGGACGGGCACAGGCGGCCAATCTGCCCTGGCAGCTCGACGAACAGCAGCTCCAGAAAGCGCTGGGCCTGACACACGTGAAGTTGGTGAATGATTTGTTCGCGACCGCTGCGGCCATTCCTCTGTTGACCGCCGGGGACTTGATCACCCTCAACCCGGGTGAGGCGCCGGCCGGGGAGGCGACCTATGCGGTGCTGGCGCCCGGCACCGGTCTGGGCCAGGGGTTTTACCACAGTCGCGCCGGCGTGCTGCCTTCCGAAGGCGGCCATGTCGATTTCGCGCCCACCACTGAAATCGAAATCGAGTTGCTGCGGTTTTTGCGCACACGCTTCCCGCGCGTCAGCTTTGAGCGGGTTTTGTCCGGACCGGGTTTGGTGAATATCTATGAATTTCTCCGGGAGACCGGCCGCGCACCAGAGCCGCCGAAGTTGCGCCAACGTCTGCAGTGTGAAGACCCGGCGGCGGTGATTGCAACCGCTGGTCTGGCCGATGAATTTCCAATTTGCGCGCAAGCCCTGGACCTCTTTGCCGCGATTCTCGGTGCACAAGCGGGAAATCTGGTGCTCACCCTGCTGGCAACCGGTGGTGTCTACCTGGGCGGCGGCGTGTCGATGAAAATCGCGCGCAAGCTGCAGGACGGCACCGTGCTGAAAGCCTTCCTGAACAAAGGCCGGCTGTCCGACCTGGTGAAGAAAACGCCTTTGCACATCATTCGGGATGATCAGGTGGCGCTGCGCGGTGCCGCTGCGCTGGCTGCCCGGCTTTAG
- a CDS encoding FAD-binding oxidoreductase has product MDLHAALVALLEPGRVLTRPLDLIAYASDASSYRLIPQAVVLPKSLREIQALFVFARANRIPLTFRTAGTSLSGQAVTSGILVEVARHWKKIQVEDEGRRVRVQPGVIGSHVNAVLRPYGRRLGPDPASIDACMMGGILANNASGMCCGVVENSYHTLATITYLLPNGVVVNTAEADADERLRQQAPALHRGILALKQRVTADDSLCVRIRAKYRMKNTTGYSLNALLDFNEPAEILGHLMIGSEGTLGFIAEAVLHTLPAYPLRYTGLLTFAAVQHAGSAILPLRDSGARALEIMDRAALRSVEHLAGAPALLKALPEGAAGLLVEYQCTTPEELQQARQAAQQVCRTLTLLHPPVFTEEAAAQALLWKLRKGLFPAIGALRPQGTTVIIEDVAFQVERLAEAITDLQELFHEFGYHEAIIFGHAKDGNLHFVITPSFNTDAEIERYEHFMASLVKLVVEKYDGALKAEHGTGRNIAPFVEAEWGRTAFAIMKELKRLVDPDGFLNPGVIINDDPRAHVRHLKTLPVVETEVDKCIECGFCEPHCPSRRLTLTPRQRIVVRREIARQRAACSHAASLTSVLGDYQYAGLETCAVDGLCATACPVAINTGELVKRLRSEGHSEKASRRALQVARRLLIMEKALRFANRSAHWTARVLGDKTLLKMTQTAERLLQTPLPKWHHAMPPPPRRIPRTGREGAYAVYFPACLTRIMGGPPAGQRALPELLPLLAERAGLPVWIPSDSAGHCCGMPFGSKGYTAAYHATLRRMIAKCWAWSDEGRLPIVIDASSCAHTLRSCAQDLTGEDLQRWRQLTILDSVEFVHDRLLSRLQPRRLSEAVMLHPNCATRKLGLTDRLQQLAAACAESVAIPVQLDCCAFAGDRGLLFPELTQSATAVEAAEVNAGNYDGYYSSNLTCEMGMTLATGRRYQSILYLVERATRKAS; this is encoded by the coding sequence ATGGATTTGCATGCCGCCCTGGTGGCGCTGCTCGAGCCCGGCCGTGTTTTGACCCGCCCACTTGATTTGATTGCCTACGCCAGCGATGCCAGTTCTTACCGTCTTATCCCGCAGGCGGTGGTGCTGCCCAAATCCCTGCGTGAAATCCAGGCCTTGTTCGTTTTTGCCCGCGCCAATCGCATCCCGTTGACGTTTCGCACCGCCGGCACGAGCCTGTCGGGCCAGGCGGTCACCTCCGGCATCCTGGTGGAGGTGGCGCGCCATTGGAAGAAAATTCAGGTGGAGGATGAAGGCCGGCGCGTGCGGGTGCAGCCCGGCGTCATCGGCAGCCACGTGAATGCGGTGCTCAGACCCTACGGCCGGCGCCTGGGCCCGGATCCGGCTTCGATCGACGCCTGCATGATGGGCGGCATTCTCGCCAACAACGCCAGCGGCATGTGCTGTGGGGTGGTGGAGAATTCCTATCACACCCTCGCCACGATCACTTACCTGCTCCCCAACGGGGTGGTGGTGAACACCGCCGAGGCTGACGCCGATGAACGCCTGCGCCAGCAGGCGCCGGCATTGCACCGCGGCATTCTCGCACTCAAACAGCGCGTCACAGCCGATGACAGCTTGTGCGTCCGCATTCGCGCAAAATACCGCATGAAAAACACCACCGGTTATTCGCTCAACGCGCTGCTCGATTTCAATGAGCCGGCGGAGATTCTCGGCCATTTGATGATCGGCTCGGAGGGCACGCTGGGATTCATTGCCGAGGCTGTGCTGCACACGCTGCCCGCTTATCCCCTGCGCTACACCGGCCTGCTCACCTTCGCCGCGGTGCAGCATGCCGGCAGCGCCATCCTGCCGCTGCGGGATTCCGGTGCGCGCGCGCTCGAGATCATGGATCGCGCCGCTTTGCGGTCGGTGGAGCATCTCGCCGGCGCGCCCGCTTTGTTGAAAGCACTGCCGGAGGGCGCTGCGGGGCTTTTGGTCGAGTATCAATGCACCACACCGGAGGAACTGCAGCAGGCGCGCCAGGCCGCGCAGCAGGTGTGCCGCACACTCACGCTGCTGCATCCGCCTGTCTTCACGGAGGAGGCCGCCGCCCAAGCCTTGCTGTGGAAACTGCGCAAGGGCCTGTTTCCCGCCATTGGCGCGCTGCGGCCGCAGGGTACGACCGTGATCATCGAAGACGTGGCCTTCCAAGTGGAGCGGCTGGCGGAGGCCATCACTGATCTGCAGGAGTTGTTTCACGAATTTGGCTATCACGAGGCGATCATCTTCGGCCATGCCAAGGACGGCAATCTGCATTTCGTGATCACGCCCTCGTTCAATACCGACGCGGAAATTGAACGCTACGAGCATTTCATGGCCAGCCTGGTAAAGCTGGTGGTGGAGAAGTATGACGGCGCCCTGAAAGCAGAGCACGGCACCGGCCGGAATATTGCGCCCTTCGTCGAGGCGGAATGGGGAAGAACGGCCTTCGCGATCATGAAGGAATTGAAGCGGCTGGTGGATCCCGATGGCTTTCTTAATCCCGGCGTGATCATCAATGACGATCCCCGCGCGCACGTGCGGCACTTGAAGACGCTGCCGGTGGTGGAGACCGAAGTAGACAAGTGCATCGAGTGCGGCTTCTGTGAGCCACACTGTCCGAGCCGCCGCCTGACCCTGACCCCACGCCAGCGCATCGTCGTGCGCCGTGAAATCGCGCGGCAACGTGCCGCCTGCAGCCACGCTGCAAGTTTGACATCCGTGCTCGGCGATTACCAGTATGCCGGCCTTGAGACCTGCGCCGTGGATGGTCTGTGTGCCACAGCCTGTCCGGTTGCAATCAACACCGGCGAGCTGGTCAAGCGACTGCGCAGCGAAGGTCATTCTGAAAAAGCCAGCCGCCGGGCTTTGCAGGTGGCACGCCGGCTGTTGATTATGGAAAAAGCACTGCGTTTTGCCAACCGCAGCGCGCATTGGACGGCACGTGTGCTGGGCGACAAGACTCTCCTGAAAATGACGCAGACGGCCGAGCGCCTGCTCCAAACACCGCTGCCGAAATGGCATCATGCCATGCCACCGCCGCCACGACGCATTCCAAGGACAGGACGGGAGGGAGCGTATGCGGTTTATTTTCCCGCCTGCCTGACGCGGATCATGGGAGGCCCGCCCGCCGGACAACGTGCGCTGCCGGAATTGCTGCCGCTGCTGGCGGAACGTGCCGGCTTGCCGGTGTGGATTCCCTCCGATAGCGCGGGGCATTGTTGCGGCATGCCGTTTGGCTCCAAAGGCTATACCGCAGCCTATCACGCAACGCTGCGCCGGATGATCGCGAAATGCTGGGCCTGGTCCGACGAAGGCCGGTTGCCGATCGTGATCGATGCCAGCTCCTGCGCGCACACTCTGCGCTCGTGCGCGCAGGATTTGACGGGGGAGGATCTCCAGCGCTGGCGTCAGCTCACCATTCTCGACAGCGTGGAATTCGTGCACGACCGGCTGCTGAGCCGGCTGCAACCCCGCCGTCTGTCCGAGGCCGTAATGTTGCACCCCAACTGTGCGACGCGCAAACTTGGCCTGACCGACAGGCTGCAGCAGCTCGCCGCCGCCTGCGCGGAATCTGTCGCCATTCCCGTGCAGCTCGATTGCTGTGCCTTTGCCGGCGACCGGGGTTTGCTCTTCCCGGAGCTGACCCAATCCGCCACGGCAGTGGAGGCGGCCGAGGTCAATGCCGGCAACTATGACGGCTATTACTCCAGCAATCTCACTTGTGAAATGGGCATGACGCTCGCGACCGGCCGGCGCTATCAGTCGATTCTTTATCTCGTCGAGCGCGCCACCCGCAAAGCGTCATGA
- the gltS gene encoding sodium/glutamate symporter, which translates to MLKLDLIQTLAFAGLALYLGHFLRRLVPVLARYNLPAPVLGGLLVAGIVTAGRRFDMTFFAFDTTLQSPLMIAFFTAIGFGASLALLKRGGPQVLILFLCATLGAVVQNLLGMALAKPLGIHPLIGVISGSLTLAGGPATGLAFAPLFEQAGIPGAATIAIAAAMAGIIAASVLGGPLATLLIERFQLKPNPRSHENEAVLQPEAPAPARGAAQNTEAAVLLKSVTLLLVVMWLGAWLSAGLKAMGVTLPAYIGAMVVAALVRNLDDATGKFGLPHRTVEALGTAALTLFIVLALMTLKLWELAGLALPLLVILAAQVAMMALVCLWPMFRLLGHDYDAAVMVSGFCGFMLGTTANAMANMEALVERYGPAPRAFLVVPMIGAFFIDFSNALLLTACVNLFK; encoded by the coding sequence ATGTTAAAACTCGATTTGATTCAAACTCTGGCCTTTGCCGGCCTGGCGCTGTATCTCGGCCATTTTCTGCGCCGCCTCGTTCCCGTGCTGGCGCGCTACAACCTGCCGGCGCCGGTGCTCGGCGGTTTGCTGGTGGCCGGAATTGTCACAGCCGGCCGGCGGTTTGACATGACCTTCTTTGCGTTCGACACGACACTGCAAAGCCCGCTGATGATTGCCTTCTTCACAGCCATCGGCTTCGGCGCCAGCTTGGCGCTGCTCAAACGCGGCGGCCCGCAGGTGCTGATTCTGTTTCTCTGCGCCACCCTCGGTGCGGTGGTACAAAACCTTCTCGGCATGGCGCTGGCAAAACCGCTGGGCATTCATCCCCTGATTGGCGTGATCAGCGGATCGTTGACTCTCGCCGGCGGGCCGGCGACCGGTCTGGCATTTGCGCCATTGTTCGAGCAGGCGGGTATTCCCGGCGCCGCCACCATTGCGATTGCCGCGGCGATGGCCGGCATCATCGCGGCCAGCGTACTGGGCGGACCGCTGGCCACTCTATTGATCGAACGCTTTCAGCTCAAGCCCAATCCTCGGTCGCACGAAAACGAGGCTGTGTTGCAGCCGGAAGCACCAGCGCCTGCCCGGGGGGCAGCGCAAAATACGGAAGCCGCCGTTCTGCTTAAGAGTGTGACTCTGCTGCTGGTGGTGATGTGGCTGGGCGCATGGCTCAGCGCCGGCTTGAAGGCCATGGGTGTAACCTTGCCGGCATATATCGGCGCGATGGTGGTGGCCGCGCTGGTGCGCAACCTTGATGATGCCACCGGCAAGTTCGGGTTGCCGCATCGCACGGTGGAAGCTTTGGGCACGGCGGCGCTGACGTTGTTCATCGTGCTAGCACTGATGACGCTGAAGCTGTGGGAGCTCGCCGGCCTGGCGCTGCCGCTACTCGTGATCCTGGCGGCGCAGGTGGCAATGATGGCGCTGGTTTGTCTCTGGCCGATGTTCCGCCTGCTGGGGCATGATTACGATGCCGCGGTGATGGTGAGCGGCTTCTGCGGCTTCATGCTCGGCACCACCGCCAATGCCATGGCCAACATGGAAGCCCTGGTGGAGCGCTATGGTCCGGCGCCGCGCGCGTTTCTGGTGGTGCCAATGATCGGCGCCTTCTTCATCGACTTCAGCAACGCCTTGCTGCTGACCGCCTGTGTCAATCTGTTTAAATGA
- a CDS encoding bifunctional transaldolase/phosoglucose isomerase — MSKLHELAEAGQSPWYEGLRRACLTSGELAGWLERGVRGLNANWNVMANAIAGSADYDADLIRLAQAGTPMAEIQEILIRDDAARAADLLKPVYDATAGRDGYVSLDLDPLPAHDPAATITAAQRLFAALNRPNVMIKIPATPAALPAITDLIAAGVNLNVTLIFDLPTYEQVAGAFLAGLEQRLGHGEALHSVAAVASFHVGEIDAALAPLLAAKGESDLLNRPGVACARLLYQKFQEIFQGPRWQKLAAAGAQPQRLLWSSTSMNNPLFPDTFYVENLTGPQTLCSMTLRTLTAFLDHGNTAPMLTAGISAARAQLAQVAALGIDMHAIARQLLQQSLQAHTRALERLRAHLADKLQRLQSGQARHHFFLGKYEGAVAAALQELHEHAILPRIWRHDHTVWKPQPTEITNRLGWLHSPEVMPAAIAEITAFVEEVRAAGFTHALLLGMGGSSLAPEVFRFTFGVRPGFLDLAVLDSTDAEAVAAQAQRLDPAKTLFLVSTKSGGTVETFSFFKYFYNFAAPRVGRDKVGKHFVAITDPGSGLVDTAVKWGFRKVFLNDPNIGGRYSALSYFGLVPAALLGVDLPRLLERAALMACNSEGCNSPVVGDNISAKLGAILGEMAASGRDKVTLLASTAIRHFGTWAEQLIAESTGKEGRGILPVEGEEVASPAAYADDRVFVHLRLGGDNTLAAALAALQQAGHPVLQFTWQDEYDLGGEFFRWEMATAVASRRLGINPFDQPNVESAKVLARQMVAAYQKSGQLPEATPTLQVDGIAVYADFAATDLWQALQQFLAPAERADGARPRAYVALQAYLPPGAETDAALQQMRRRIMRHWRCATTVGYGPRFLHSTGQLHKGDAGNGLFIQFTSDPRQDLPIPDEAGSAASSMTFGVLKLAQALGDQQALRNAGRRVMRFHLGTEVVRHLQRLADLIA; from the coding sequence ATGTCCAAATTGCACGAACTTGCCGAGGCCGGTCAATCTCCCTGGTATGAAGGTTTGCGCCGCGCCTGCCTGACCAGCGGCGAACTGGCCGGTTGGCTCGAACGCGGCGTGCGCGGCCTGAACGCGAATTGGAACGTCATGGCAAATGCCATAGCCGGCAGCGCCGATTACGACGCTGATCTGATCCGCCTCGCTCAGGCAGGCACGCCCATGGCGGAAATTCAGGAAATATTAATTCGGGACGATGCGGCGCGCGCCGCTGATCTGCTCAAGCCGGTTTACGACGCGACTGCCGGCCGCGATGGGTACGTCAGCCTCGATCTCGACCCGCTCCCGGCCCACGATCCCGCGGCCACGATCACTGCGGCACAGCGGCTTTTCGCCGCGTTGAACCGTCCGAATGTGATGATCAAAATTCCCGCCACGCCGGCCGCCCTGCCGGCGATCACCGATTTGATCGCTGCCGGCGTGAACCTCAACGTAACCCTGATTTTTGATCTGCCAACCTATGAGCAGGTGGCCGGGGCCTTTCTGGCCGGACTCGAGCAGCGCCTGGGTCACGGCGAAGCACTCCATTCCGTGGCCGCCGTGGCCTCGTTTCACGTCGGAGAGATTGATGCCGCACTCGCGCCGTTGCTGGCGGCAAAAGGGGAAAGCGACCTGCTGAACAGGCCCGGCGTTGCCTGCGCCAGGCTGCTTTACCAAAAATTTCAGGAAATTTTTCAAGGCCCGCGCTGGCAGAAACTCGCCGCTGCCGGTGCGCAACCGCAGCGGCTGCTGTGGAGCAGCACCAGCATGAACAATCCCCTGTTCCCCGACACCTTCTATGTCGAAAATTTGACCGGGCCGCAGACTCTCTGCAGCATGACACTCAGGACACTCACCGCCTTTCTTGATCATGGCAACACGGCGCCCATGCTGACCGCCGGCATCAGCGCGGCGCGCGCACAGCTTGCGCAGGTGGCGGCCCTGGGGATTGACATGCATGCGATCGCCCGGCAGCTCCTGCAGCAGAGTCTGCAGGCGCACACCCGGGCACTGGAGAGGCTGCGCGCTCATCTCGCGGACAAGTTGCAACGTTTGCAGAGCGGACAGGCACGTCACCATTTCTTTTTGGGGAAGTATGAAGGTGCAGTCGCGGCGGCGCTGCAGGAGTTGCACGAGCACGCCATTCTGCCGCGGATCTGGCGGCATGATCACACGGTGTGGAAACCTCAACCCACCGAGATTACCAATCGCCTGGGCTGGCTGCACAGTCCGGAAGTGATGCCGGCGGCCATTGCTGAAATCACCGCTTTTGTGGAGGAAGTGCGCGCTGCAGGCTTCACCCATGCCCTGCTGCTCGGCATGGGCGGCTCGAGTCTCGCGCCGGAGGTTTTCCGTTTCACCTTTGGCGTGCGGCCGGGATTTCTCGATCTTGCCGTGCTCGACAGCACCGATGCCGAGGCCGTTGCCGCACAGGCGCAACGGCTGGATCCCGCCAAAACGCTGTTCCTCGTTTCGACAAAATCCGGCGGCACGGTGGAGACGTTTTCGTTCTTTAAATACTTTTACAACTTTGCGGCGCCACGGGTCGGCAGGGACAAAGTTGGCAAACACTTCGTCGCGATCACGGATCCCGGCAGCGGTTTGGTGGATACGGCCGTCAAGTGGGGCTTCCGCAAGGTGTTTCTCAATGATCCCAACATCGGCGGCCGCTACTCCGCGCTTTCGTACTTCGGTCTGGTGCCGGCCGCGCTGCTGGGCGTGGATTTGCCCCGGCTGTTGGAACGCGCCGCGCTCATGGCATGCAACAGCGAGGGCTGCAATTCTCCCGTGGTGGGAGACAATATCTCTGCAAAGCTCGGCGCGATCCTGGGGGAAATGGCAGCCAGTGGTCGCGACAAAGTCACGCTGCTGGCCTCAACCGCCATTCGCCATTTTGGCACCTGGGCCGAGCAACTGATTGCGGAAAGCACCGGCAAGGAAGGCAGGGGCATTTTGCCGGTGGAAGGGGAGGAGGTGGCATCGCCGGCAGCCTATGCCGATGATCGTGTCTTCGTGCATCTGCGGCTGGGCGGGGACAATACTCTCGCTGCCGCCCTCGCCGCCCTGCAGCAAGCCGGGCATCCCGTACTGCAATTCACCTGGCAGGATGAGTATGATCTCGGCGGCGAATTCTTTCGCTGGGAAATGGCCACGGCAGTGGCCAGCCGGCGGCTGGGCATCAATCCCTTCGATCAGCCCAATGTGGAATCCGCCAAAGTGTTGGCCCGGCAAATGGTGGCAGCCTATCAAAAGTCGGGACAGTTGCCCGAAGCCACACCCACGCTGCAGGTGGATGGCATTGCGGTTTATGCCGATTTTGCTGCCACCGATCTGTGGCAGGCGCTGCAACAATTCCTGGCGCCGGCAGAAAGGGCGGACGGGGCCCGCCCGCGCGCTTATGTCGCTTTGCAGGCTTACTTGCCGCCCGGTGCTGAAACCGACGCGGCACTGCAGCAGATGCGCCGCCGGATCATGCGGCACTGGCGCTGTGCCACCACCGTCGGCTACGGCCCGCGCTTCCTTCATTCCACCGGCCAGCTTCACAAAGGCGATGCCGGCAACGGGCTCTTTATCCAATTTACCTCTGATCCCCGCCAGGATTTGCCGATTCCCGATGAAGCCGGCAGCGCCGCCTCTTCCATGACCTTTGGCGTGCTCAAGCTGGCGCAGGCGCTCGGCGATCAGCAGGCCCTGCGCAATGCCGGTCGGCGCGTCATGCGTTTTCACCTCGGAACCGAGGTGGTGCGGCATCTGCAACGGCTGGCCGATTTGATTGCCTGA
- a CDS encoding SDR family oxidoreductase encodes MKRILITGASGFLGGHLCSQAVSQAQVYGLCHHHSALPPGVTPVRLDLADSGGIAPVLQAVNPDTIIHAAVLQVDECETRPELARLINVEATRVIARWCGGQGRRLVYISSDLVFAGDTGWYVETDVPKPLSVYGATKREGELVTLAHCPQAAVARLPLLYGLPYARGYCFFAGMLERLRQGEEVTVFHDQYRTPGLVGNMAAAVLELAGTGFAGIIHLGGAQRGSRFEFARTLCRIAGFPETLLRPVSMFAVALPAARPRDVSLKNTIAPGLLRTPLLGFEEGLRMLVGH; translated from the coding sequence ATGAAACGCATTTTGATCACCGGAGCCAGCGGTTTTCTCGGCGGACATCTTTGCAGCCAGGCCGTCAGTCAGGCGCAGGTTTATGGCCTCTGCCATCACCATTCCGCGCTGCCTCCCGGCGTGACGCCCGTCCGGCTGGATTTGGCTGACAGCGGGGGCATCGCGCCGGTGTTGCAAGCGGTGAATCCCGACACCATCATTCATGCCGCCGTGCTGCAAGTGGATGAATGCGAAACCCGCCCGGAATTGGCGCGCTTGATCAATGTCGAGGCCACGCGCGTCATTGCCCGGTGGTGCGGCGGGCAGGGACGACGGCTGGTCTATATCTCCTCCGATCTCGTTTTTGCCGGCGACACGGGCTGGTACGTCGAGACCGATGTTCCCAAGCCCCTGAGTGTGTATGGTGCAACCAAACGCGAGGGCGAGCTGGTGACGCTGGCGCATTGCCCGCAAGCGGCGGTCGCGCGCCTGCCTTTGCTTTATGGCCTGCCTTATGCCCGCGGGTATTGCTTTTTCGCCGGAATGCTCGAACGTCTGCGTCAGGGTGAGGAGGTGACGGTGTTTCACGATCAATATCGCACCCCAGGGTTGGTGGGAAACATGGCTGCCGCAGTTTTGGAACTGGCCGGCACCGGCTTCGCCGGCATCATTCATTTGGGCGGAGCACAGCGCGGCAGCCGGTTTGAATTTGCCCGCACCCTTTGTCGCATCGCTGGTTTCCCGGAAACCCTGCTGCGACCGGTTTCGATGTTTGCCGTGGCATTGCCCGCAGCGCGGCCGCGCGACGTTTCACTCAAAAACACCATTGCCCCCGGTCTGTTGCGGACACCACTGCTTGGATTTGAAGAGGGGCTGCGCATGCTTGTTGGCCACTGA
- a CDS encoding Hsp20/alpha crystallin family protein — protein sequence MLVKWHPAATVFSELENTLLRDWFNGTDTLTSFVPEVDILEGKDGFILRAELPGVRKDDLKITLDNGMLTLGGEKRLETGDAEQSFHLRETRQGRFERRFRLGEGIDRSNIKADYKDGVLTVTLPKSKEAMSREIDIRVS from the coding sequence ATGTTGGTGAAATGGCATCCCGCTGCGACCGTGTTTTCCGAGCTGGAGAATACTTTGCTCCGCGATTGGTTCAACGGCACTGATACCCTGACATCGTTCGTGCCGGAAGTCGACATCCTGGAAGGCAAGGACGGTTTCATCCTGCGTGCGGAATTGCCGGGTGTGAGAAAAGACGATCTCAAGATCACGCTCGACAACGGCATGCTGACGCTGGGTGGTGAAAAACGTTTGGAGACGGGAGATGCCGAGCAGTCTTTCCATCTGCGTGAAACGCGTCAGGGCCGCTTCGAGCGCCGCTTCCGACTGGGCGAGGGCATCGATCGCAGCAACATCAAGGCGGATTACAAGGATGGTGTGCTCACTGTCACGCTGCCCAAGAGCAAGGAAGCCATGAGCCGCGAAATCGACATCCGGGTGAGCTGA
- a CDS encoding DUF971 domain-containing protein, giving the protein MPIRPVDLKKADEQTLQIDWEDGETSFYPMAFLRRSCPCASCEEARHAKPAGNLLRVLQPHEIISDQVTITRAEVVGRYALHFDWSDGHHEGIYTFDYLRALAQEEVCRRLKEERGPAGE; this is encoded by the coding sequence ATGCCAATTCGACCTGTAGACCTGAAAAAGGCCGATGAGCAGACTTTACAAATTGACTGGGAGGACGGCGAGACCAGTTTCTATCCCATGGCATTTCTACGCCGCAGCTGTCCCTGTGCCTCCTGTGAGGAAGCCCGGCATGCAAAGCCCGCCGGCAACCTGCTCAGGGTATTGCAGCCGCATGAGATCATTTCCGATCAAGTCACCATAACCCGCGCGGAAGTGGTGGGGCGCTATGCCCTTCATTTTGACTGGAGCGACGGGCATCACGAGGGCATTTATACTTTCGATTATCTGCGGGCGCTGGCGCAGGAGGAAGTTTGTCGCCGGCTCAAGGAAGAGAGGGGGCCGGCGGGAGAGTAG